TTGGGTGCCCAGGTTATCTATGGGTCCGGTTCAGCTTCAGGGATGCACGTATCTGGGCATGGCAGCCAAGAAGAATTGAAATTAATGCTCACCTTGATGAAACCGGACTATTTGATTCCGGTTCATGGTGAATTCCGAATGCTGTATCAGCATCGTCAGCTGGCGGATTCCGTGGGGATCCCCAATGAAAATGTGTTCATCATCCAGAATGGCGACACGATACAAATCCAGCAGGGAATGGCATCCTTGGGTCCGAAAATCCCTTCAGGTAACAGCCTGGTGGATGGATTGATGATCGGGAACGTAGGCAATATCGTTTTGCGGGACCGCAGGCAACTGTCCTCTGACGGGATGCTCATTATCGTAACCACCCTCAGTAAAACGGAGAAGCAGATGGTGGCCAAACCCGAGCTTATATCCAGAGGTTTCATCTTCGTGAAAGATTCGGAGGAATTCATGAATCAAATCCACGATATCGTTACGTCTTCCATGAAGGATTTAACGGAAACCGGGTCCACCCAATGGAATCTGATCAAGCAGACCTTGAAAGATCATGTCGGCAAATTCATATACAGCGAGACAAAGAGAAGGCCGATGATTCTGCCAATCATTATTGAAGTATAAGCCTTTCAAAATACAAAAAAAAGCACAGCCTAAAATAGGTTGTGCTTTTTTCGGTACAGTTTCAAGTCCAGGATCTTCGAAGCAAGGTTCGATCTAGGCATACACCCGGATGCGGGCAACTGCATACACTGCCGATAAGCAATCGCAGAAGATGTTGTTCTTCTATTCACGTCTGTGAAAAAAAGAATAACACATAATCCGGATTCGTCCACATAACCATTTACAGAATGGACATGAACGTCTTGTCCGATTACCGGAATGGGTCCGGTTATTAACGAAAGGAGGAGGATCGGTTTGTCATCCACCCCAGAAGGGAAATGGACTGCGGAGCATGGGAAATGGGCTAAACGAAAGTTCAGATTTACGCGTAATGACTGGATGGGTTATCTATTCAGCGCCCCTCTGATTATCGGTGTCATCGTATTCGCCATCTATCCCATGTTCGCCGCACTGTTTATGAGTTTTCATCAGACATCCGGGCTCAATTTATCCGGCACTTGGGTGGGCCTGAGCAACTACCGTTACGCATTAGAAGATTCCTTATTTTGGCAAGCGCTTACAAATACGTTTGTCATGGGGATTTGGTCTGTACTGCTTGGTATTGCACTGTCGTTTATTCTGGCGAGCCTGATTAATAATCTGAAATGGCATCTGGGACGCAATTTTTTCAAAGCGGTATATTTTCTGCCCAATGTCGTGTCCGGCGTTGCTACAAGCCTGTTGTTCTCCTTCTTGTTTTTTCCGTCCAAGGAAGGGCTGATCAACTTTGTAATTGGTTTGTTTGGTATCGATCCTGTCGGCTGGTTCACGAACCCGGAAGTCGCGCGTTACAGTATTGTGCTCATGAGCTTGTGGGGTGCGCTTGGGTATAACACGATTATTTTTCTGGCTGGTTTGCAAAGCGTCCCTCGGGATCTCTATGAAGCTGCAGAGGTGGATGGGGCTGGCACCTACCGGAAATGGTGGTACATTACAATCCCATACTTGCGTCCGATCTTTGTGTTCATGCTCATCATGGGTACCATCGGCGGAATGAAACGGTTTACGGATGTATGGTTAATCGGGGGAACCGCAGGCAATCCTGGGGGAAGCTTGATGACCGTAGTGCTGTATATTTACCGAAATGCGTTTCTCTCTTCGCAGATGGGGCTGGCTACGGCTGTATCCTATCTGTTATTCGTCATCATACTCATCCTAACCGTGTTCCTCATGCTGCTCAACCGCCGCAAAGACAGTTTGGACTAATGCCATTATCCATTTTTCGGGTCCGTAGGGGAACCTTATTCCAGAAGACAGGAGGGTAACTATGAGCAGTTCAGCCTTGCCCAAGGAGCTTGTGCGCCGTAAACGAATCACACTTCAACAGCTGATACTAACGCTGGTTCTGTTGGTAGGTTCATTCATCATGATTGTGCCATTCTTATGGATGCTGGTAACGAGCTTCGATTGGGCTGCACGATTAAATATTTCATTCCCGCCGAAAATATGGCCGGAAGAGCCTTCGATCCGAACATATGAAGCCGCCTTCACCAACATTAATATGTTTCGATACATCGGCAACTCCACGCTTGTAAGTGCAGGGGTCATTATCATCAGCTCATTGTCCGCACTATTATCCGGTTATGCCTTATCCAAGCTCCGCTTCAAAGGAGCAAACTTCGTCCTGCTGCTAGCGCTAAGCACGATGATGATTCCGTTCGAAATGACGATGATTCCGCAGTATCTTTTGTTCAGTAAACTCGGACTGGTCGATAACTACTTGGCTTTTTATTTGCCAGCCATGAACTATGCGTTCGGTACGTTTTTAGCCAAAGCCTTCTTTGATCAATTACCCAGCAGTTTAAGGGAAGCTGCCGTTCTGGATGGCGCCAAGGAAATCACCGTATTCAGCCGGGTATATCTGCCGCTGTGTACGCCCATTATCGCCACCATGGTCATTCTGCTGTTCTTAGGCGTATGGAATGATATGCTGTGGCCGCTGCTGATCTTAAAATCGGCTGCCAAGTACACGATCCAGATTGGATTGGCCATGTTTACGTATAACAACGGAATCAATCAGCAGCCATCGATCATTATGGCAGCAACGACTACGAGCCTCATTCCGGTTATCGTCGTTTATATGTTCCTGCAGCGTTATATCATCGAGAGCATTGCGCTATCCGGCATCAAGCAGTAATTCAGAATGGAAGCTAAATTTATGTGGGGGTGTTTGCGTATGAAAAAAGCTGTGCTGCTTATCCTGTCATTCGTGCTGGTATTTACATTGGCCGCTTGTTCAGGCAGTTCGGGAAAAGATGTGACAGGCGGCGTGAAGATTGAAAAAGTATCGGACATGGAAGGTACGGTTCGCGTTGCACTGGCAGGCTGGCAGCTGGATAACGGGATCGATGCACTGACAGGCAACCCGACCATCGGACTCAACGAGTATTTAAATAAAACGTTCAAAAAAATGTATCCGAACATCAAACTGGAGGTTTATCAAATCCCCTGGGAGAACGTAAAAGCCAAACAAACGGCCATGCTGCTCTCTGGCGATGCGGATATCTTGTATACCGGTGGAGCCTTTGCATCACAATGGTACCAGGAAGGGCTGCTGCGTGACCTGGACGACTTGATCGAAAAGGACACTACGTTTGACAAGGGCATCTATCTGGAAGG
Above is a window of Paenibacillus sp. FSL K6-1330 DNA encoding:
- a CDS encoding sugar ABC transporter permease, producing the protein MSSTPEGKWTAEHGKWAKRKFRFTRNDWMGYLFSAPLIIGVIVFAIYPMFAALFMSFHQTSGLNLSGTWVGLSNYRYALEDSLFWQALTNTFVMGIWSVLLGIALSFILASLINNLKWHLGRNFFKAVYFLPNVVSGVATSLLFSFLFFPSKEGLINFVIGLFGIDPVGWFTNPEVARYSIVLMSLWGALGYNTIIFLAGLQSVPRDLYEAAEVDGAGTYRKWWYITIPYLRPIFVFMLIMGTIGGMKRFTDVWLIGGTAGNPGGSLMTVVLYIYRNAFLSSQMGLATAVSYLLFVIILILTVFLMLLNRRKDSLD
- a CDS encoding carbohydrate ABC transporter permease, whose amino-acid sequence is MSSSALPKELVRRKRITLQQLILTLVLLVGSFIMIVPFLWMLVTSFDWAARLNISFPPKIWPEEPSIRTYEAAFTNINMFRYIGNSTLVSAGVIIISSLSALLSGYALSKLRFKGANFVLLLALSTMMIPFEMTMIPQYLLFSKLGLVDNYLAFYLPAMNYAFGTFLAKAFFDQLPSSLREAAVLDGAKEITVFSRVYLPLCTPIIATMVILLFLGVWNDMLWPLLILKSAAKYTIQIGLAMFTYNNGINQQPSIIMAATTTSLIPVIVVYMFLQRYIIESIALSGIKQ